The Gloeobacter morelensis MG652769 genome contains the following window.
ATCCAACAACCACTTCCCTTCGGCACTCCATAGATTCACTATGACCACAAGCAATACGAACACCGCCAACACCGCCGATGCCGCCAACGCCAGTGCCGGTGAGGCTCCAGTCACCTTCGTCCATTCCCCGAGTTTTGCAGAATTGCTCGACCGGCTCGGCGTCACCCTGGCCCTCACCACCTACCAGGCGGGCAAGCTCTGTTTTATCAGTACTTATCAAAACCGATTGCGCCTGTTGATGCGCACCTACAACAAGGCGATGGGCCTGTTCCCCCACGATCAGGGCATGGTGCTCGCCACGCGCAACCAGATCTGGTCGTTTGTCAAAGCCCCCCAACTGCTCGCCGCTCACTATCCCGACCGTGACTACGACAATCTCTACTTGCCGCAGTGCTCGTTTGTGACCGGCGATGTCGCCGCCCACGACGTGTTTTTGGTGGACGGCGAAATTCATCTGGTCAATACGCTGTTTTCTTGTCTGGCGCGCGTCAGCCAGACCCGCAGCTTTGTGCCTACCTGGAAACCCAGCTTTATCAGCCGTCTGGCGCCGGAGGACCGCTGCCACTTCAACAGCGTCGCCCTTGATAGCGGCAAACCGCGCTATGCCGTCGCCTTGGGGGCAACCGACTACGCCGCCGGTTGGCGGGCCGACAAAAATAACGGCGGCTGCGCCATCGATATTGCGAGCAACGAGGTGATTTACAAGGGATTTGCCATGCCCCACTCGCCCAGGCTCTACCAGCGCCAACTATGGGTGCTCAACTCCGGGCGGGGGGAACTGGGTACCCTCGATGTCCAGGCGGGCAAATGGCAGTCGATTGTGCAGTTGCCGGGTTTTTTGCGGGGTCTGGGCATCTGGGGCTGGTACGCCTTCGTCGGTCTATCGAAAGTGCGCGAGAAGGCCACTTTCGGCGGCACGCCCATCGACAACAGCGGCAGCCTCCAGTGCGGCGTGCAGGTGGTCAATCTCAAGACGGGCACCGTCGAAGCCTGGCTCACCTTCGACACCGGTATCGAAGAAATCTACGACGTGCAGCTCATCAACGGCTGCCGCCACCCGTTCGTCCTCGGCTTCCAAAAAGAGGACATCAACCGGGTCTTCAACTACCAGAACCTGTGAGGAGGTGTCAGGTGTCAGTAAATCTCCCCTGACACCTCTTCTGTCTAAAGATCCGAACAATCCAGAAAATAGAGCAATGACCACCCCCTGGATTGTTGGTTGCCGTCTACAGCAGCGGCGGGCGTTGTAGGGGCGGCAGGTTAACTCCCTCGATGTCGTCTTCGAGATCCTGGTACAGCTCCTGCAATCGGTCGAGTTGTTCCGGAGTGGTCTGCCAGTAACCGCGGCCGTTCGCTTCGAGCAGCACGCCCACCATCTTGCGGTAGGCGTGGGGGTTGAGCTTTTTGAGGCGCTCGGCCATCTGAGCGTCGTTCATGTAGATGTCGGCGGTCTCGTCGTAGACCCA
Protein-coding sequences here:
- a CDS encoding TIGR03032 family protein, producing MTTSNTNTANTADAANASAGEAPVTFVHSPSFAELLDRLGVTLALTTYQAGKLCFISTYQNRLRLLMRTYNKAMGLFPHDQGMVLATRNQIWSFVKAPQLLAAHYPDRDYDNLYLPQCSFVTGDVAAHDVFLVDGEIHLVNTLFSCLARVSQTRSFVPTWKPSFISRLAPEDRCHFNSVALDSGKPRYAVALGATDYAAGWRADKNNGGCAIDIASNEVIYKGFAMPHSPRLYQRQLWVLNSGRGELGTLDVQAGKWQSIVQLPGFLRGLGIWGWYAFVGLSKVREKATFGGTPIDNSGSLQCGVQVVNLKTGTVEAWLTFDTGIEEIYDVQLINGCRHPFVLGFQKEDINRVFNYQNL